TACAAAGAGCCGCATTCTATACCTCTGGGATCAGACGTTAACAGTTACCGGGGCTGAAGAAACTCCCGAAGACCGGGATGGAACCAACTTCTCTGGTCTGGATTACGGAGTTGAATATACTCAATCAGATATTGAAGATGAGATCGATGGAAGTGCAGCCGGTTTTGTGCGTGAGACTGAGACCCATAGCCATGGTACCCTGGTGGCCAGTGCTGCTGCAGGAAATGGTGCTTCGCTTTCCAATACCAAATATAAAGGTATGGCACCCGGCTCAGATCTGGTGATCGTAAAAGCTGGGAACGGTAGCTTTTCCGACAACAATTTAAAGGATGCGCTAAACTATGCTCAAAAGATCGCAGCGTTTACATCGAAGCCAGTGGTTGTTAACCTTAGTCTTGGCAGCCAGAATAACGCCCATGACGGTACAAGCAGCCTGGATGAGGCTGTGGATGGGTTTACCTCCTCTGGAAATGGTCGTGTGGCAGTCGTGGCTGCCGGCAATGAGGGCAATGAGCTGATTCATGTTACCGGTACGGTGAGTGCATCAAGTAATGCAGATATCACCATTACAGTGCCTGCTTATACAGCTAATGGAGGCACCAGTAATGATTCTTATGGTTTTGAGCTGTGGTGGAATAATAACGCAGATGTAACAGCCAAATTGACCTCACCCAATGGTCAGTTGTATTCTAGAACTGCGGATCAACAAGGAACTCGGGGAACCACCGACGGCACTATTACGATCATCAATAAAACTGATTCTGATCATAGCAATGGTGACAGGCGTACTTATGTAGAAGTGTTTGATGCTAACGCTGACTCCATCCCTGCCGAAGGGGACTGGACCCTACGGGTCACAAATAATTCTGGATCAACCCTAACTTACCACGGTTGGCTGTTTGCCAGTACCATGAGTGCTACTTTGGGCAGTGCTGACTCCAATTACACGATAGCATCACCCGGTGCTGCAGCTTCCGCCATAACGGTGGCGGGCCATACTTCCCGCTGGCGCTGGCGAGCCAGTAATAATAATAGCTACCTCTTTTCTCCTCCTGATCGATCAGATGACATCGCCTATTTCAGTAGTATTGGCCCATCACGAAACGGTAGCCAGAAACCCGATCTCTCGGCTTCAGGACGCGGTGTCTTTGCAGCAACCTCCACTGATTATTCTCCGCTGGTTCCCTATACAATTGTTACCAATAAGTATCACTTGACTCAAGGCACAAGCATTAGTTCTCCCCTTGTGACAGGAGCTGTAGCCCTGATGCTGGAGCATAATGCAAATCTTACAGCAGCTCAAGTAAAGACCCTGTTGTGTGAGAATGCTACCACAGACAGTTACACCGGCAGTAGTGTGCCCAATACTGTCTGGGGCTATGGTAAACTTAATATTTTTGAGGCACTGGCTAAAACTATCAACAGTTCAACTACCGTGGATCATGATATTTACAGCTATGATGGCTGGACTTCTAACACAGCAGCCTCTTTAGGTACTGGTTTAAAGATGTCTGTCAGATTTTCGCCTTCAACAAGCGGAGACGTGACTGGTGCACTGTTTCATATGGATTCGTTGACTGGAACAAGCGGAAATGTATCATTTGAAATATGGTCAAATAATAGCGGAACTCCCAGATCAAAGCTTGGCTCAACAGTTACCATGGTTGTTGGTGACATATCAAAAAGCAGCTGGTCCTACATTCCCCTTAAAGATGCAGGGGTCAGTGTTTCGTCAGGGACAGATTATCATTTGGTTTGCCTGAATACAGCTTCTGGAAGCATCTCCTTGCGTGCCGACAATGGCAGTGTTGATGGAAGATCCTATTATAACACAGGTTCCAGTTGGTCAGCCTATTATGATTGGCGTATGCGCCCCATTGTCTGTACAGATGAATCCACTTTGGACAGCTCGCTACCCGTCGAACTGGTCTTTTTCAATGCAACTACTGAGAAAGGTAACCTCGTTCTGAAATGGGCCACAGAGAGTGAATTCGAGAACCAGGGCTTCAGTCTGTCCCGCCGGGCAGGTCATACTGCTGACTGGAAGTTACTGGCTGACCATACCACCCATTCTGAACTGGAAGGACAGGGTAGCAGTACATCCCGGA
This window of the Candidatus Neomarinimicrobiota bacterium genome carries:
- a CDS encoding S8 family serine peptidase; amino-acid sequence: LLLIIPGILLSKSMSLSSMQKLSPDLQALVAEKDPENAHLTDTRFSKAQTVTGPQQEVLYPVTIRSTDIERVKAAGIKTNSDYDGWSTARITYDQLIELTTLPSVIQVFQGDTYYPLIDIAVAESGADLVHDGYLNNIAYDGTGVIVLIIDTGIDWSHLDFRGASDTTKSRILYLWDQTLTVTGAEETPEDRDGTNFSGLDYGVEYTQSDIEDEIDGSAAGFVRETETHSHGTLVASAAAGNGASLSNTKYKGMAPGSDLVIVKAGNGSFSDNNLKDALNYAQKIAAFTSKPVVVNLSLGSQNNAHDGTSSLDEAVDGFTSSGNGRVAVVAAGNEGNELIHVTGTVSASSNADITITVPAYTANGGTSNDSYGFELWWNNNADVTAKLTSPNGQLYSRTADQQGTRGTTDGTITIINKTDSDHSNGDRRTYVEVFDANADSIPAEGDWTLRVTNNSGSTLTYHGWLFASTMSATLGSADSNYTIASPGAAASAITVAGHTSRWRWRASNNNSYLFSPPDRSDDIAYFSSIGPSRNGSQKPDLSASGRGVFAATSTDYSPLVPYTIVTNKYHLTQGTSISSPLVTGAVALMLEHNANLTAAQVKTLLCENATTDSYTGSSVPNTVWGYGKLNIFEALAKTINSSTTVDHDIYSYDGWTSNTAASLGTGLKMSVRFSPSTSGDVTGALFHMDSLTGTSGNVSFEIWSNNSGTPRSKLGSTVTMVVGDISKSSWSYIPLKDAGVSVSSGTDYHLVCLNTASGSISLRADNGSVDGRSYYNTGSSWSAYYDWRMRPIVCTDESTLDSSLPVELVFFNATTEKGNLVLKWATESEFENQGFSLSRRAGHTADWKLLADHTTHSELEGQGSSTSR